In Clostridium omnivorum, the DNA window TTTAAAATACTTTTTAAGATTTCTAACTTCAATTAAATTTTCGCTAGCCATTATTTTGCACCTCCAATGCCTTCTGGTAACTCAACCTTTGGTGCCAGTGGATGCTTTAACCAACATTGAACTTCATGACTATCACTCAATTTAGTTACCTCTGGCATAGCCTCTTTACAAATAGGCATAGCATAATCACATCTTGAAGCAAATGGACATCCAACAGGAGGCTTTAACAAGTCTGGTGGCGTACCTTTAATTGAATACAATTCATGTTTATGGCCAGTATCCAATCTAGGAACGGACTTTAATAGTGCCCAAGTATATGGATGTTGAGGATTATAGAATATTTCATCTGTAGTTCCTCTTTCAATAATCATACCAGCATACATAACTTGTATTCTATGAGCAACGTCAGCAACAACTCCAAGGTCATGAGTTATAAGTATTACTGCAGTACCTAATTTTTCTTGAAGGTCAGCTATTAGCTCCATTATTTGAGCTTGAATAGTAACATCAAGTGCTGTTGTAGGCTCATCTGCTATAAGAATCTTAGGGTTACATGCTAGCGCTATAGCTACCATAGCTCTTTGTCTCATACCACCTGAAAATTCATGTGGATACTGATTAATTCTTTTATCTGCATTAGGAATATTAACAAGCTGAAGCATTTTAACTGCTTCCTTTAAAGCTTCTTGCTTATTCATTCCTCTGTGAATTACTAAACTTTCTGCAATTTGCTTTCCAATGGTCATTGTTGGATTAAGAGAAGTCATAGGGTCTTGGAATATCATACTAATATCCGCACCTCTTATTTCTCTTAACTCTTTTTCATCAAGTTTTGTTATATCTTTACCATCAAATAAAATTTGAGATTCTTTTTTTATTTCTCCAGGAGGAGTTTGTATAAGTCTCATAATTGACTTAGCTGTAACTGATTTTCCACAACCTGATTCACCAACTACTGCTAATGTTTCACCTTTATTTAAATGAAAACTTACTCCTCTAACGGATTGAACTTCCCCAGCATAAGTATGATATGATACTCTTAAGTCTTTTACTTCTAAAATCTTTTCCATGATTTATCCTCCCCCACAACTATTGACGTAATCTTGGATCTAGAGCGTCTCTTAATCCATCACCTAGTAAGTTAAATGATAACATTGTCAAACTGATAAATAGTGCTGGGAAAAATAATTGATATGGATAGAACATTATATTTTGTTGTCCTGCAGAAGCTAAGGCACCCCAGCTTGTTTCTGGAGACTTAACTCCAAGCCCTATAAAGCTAAGCCAAGCTTCAGCAAATATATATTGAGGTACGTCAAATGTAATTGAAACAATCATAACTCCTATGGTATTTGGAATTAAGTGTCTCATTATTATTCTTGAAGGATTAGCTCCTAGTGCTTGAGCAGCTAAAACATATTCCTGCTCCTTTATTTGTAAGAGCTGTCCTCTAACAAGTCTTGCCATTCCACACCAACCTTCAAATGCCAAAGCAATAATTACAGAGCCTATACCTGCATTTGGGAATAGTAAGGAAATCAAAATAACAACTATTAAGTATGGAATACTACCTAATATTTCTACAATTCTCATCATAATATCATCAACGAAGCCGCCAAAATATCCAGCAATACCACCATAGAGTACACCTATTGTAGTATCACAAAAAGCACCTACTAAACCAATTATCATGGAGATTCTTC includes these proteins:
- a CDS encoding ABC transporter permease, which gives rise to MAELSRDKFQIVGCENSDAEKILRPNMTYWQDAWRRLKQNKVAIASLIILILIGIMTIIGPFITKFPYDAIDTNAVNASPNGTHWFGTDLLGRDMFARVWRGGRISMIIGLVGAFCDTTIGVLYGGIAGYFGGFVDDIMMRIVEILGSIPYLIVVILISLLFPNAGIGSVIIALAFEGWCGMARLVRGQLLQIKEQEYVLAAQALGANPSRIIMRHLIPNTIGVMIVSITFDVPQYIFAEAWLSFIGLGVKSPETSWGALASAGQQNIMFYPYQLFFPALFISLTMLSFNLLGDGLRDALDPRLRQ
- a CDS encoding ABC transporter ATP-binding protein gives rise to the protein MEKILEVKDLRVSYHTYAGEVQSVRGVSFHLNKGETLAVVGESGCGKSVTAKSIMRLIQTPPGEIKKESQILFDGKDITKLDEKELREIRGADISMIFQDPMTSLNPTMTIGKQIAESLVIHRGMNKQEALKEAVKMLQLVNIPNADKRINQYPHEFSGGMRQRAMVAIALACNPKILIADEPTTALDVTIQAQIMELIADLQEKLGTAVILITHDLGVVADVAHRIQVMYAGMIIERGTTDEIFYNPQHPYTWALLKSVPRLDTGHKHELYSIKGTPPDLLKPPVGCPFASRCDYAMPICKEAMPEVTKLSDSHEVQCWLKHPLAPKVELPEGIGGAK